One segment of Sylvia atricapilla isolate bSylAtr1 chromosome 8, bSylAtr1.pri, whole genome shotgun sequence DNA contains the following:
- the SRGN gene encoding serglycin, giving the protein MPAKMQLLIRCNGRIFLAICLILFVGYTAQGAPMQRARYKRVRCRPDAWSANCIEEKGPWFYMPTGGANRILPPMADPSLMKRYQELGDIFPLSDEDSGSGSNTVVEAEPASGSGLGDNDSFSEARLPDFLESLRGTELKEKLSEEDLLL; this is encoded by the exons ATGCCAGCCAAAATGCAGCTCCTTATCAGATGTAACGGGAGGATTTTCCTGGCTATTTGTTTAATCCTCTTTGTGGGATACACAGCACAAG GTGCGCCGATGCAGAGGGCGAGGTACAAGAGGGTGAGGTGCCGGCCTGACGCCTGGTCTGCTAACTGCATCGAAGAGAAGGGGCCCTGGTTTTACATGCCCACTGGTGGGGCCAACAGGATCCTTCCTCCCATGGCAGACCCCTCCTT GATGAAGAGATACCAGGAGCTGGGCGACATATTCCCTCTCTCGGATGAGGATTCCGGCTCTGGGTCCAACACCGTGGTGGAAGCAGAGCCAGCCTCTGGGTCGGGGCTCGGTGACAATGACAGCTTCTCTGAGGCAAGGCTGCCTGACTTCCTGGAAAGTCTGCGAGGCACCgagctgaaggaaaagctgtCGGAGGAGGATTTGCTCCTGTAG
- the VPS26A gene encoding vacuolar protein sorting-associated protein 26A isoform X1 produces the protein MSFLGNLFVPVCEIDVVLNDAETRKPAEIKTEDGKVEKHFLFYDGESVSGKVNVSLKHGKRLEHQGIRIEFVGQIELFNDKSNTHEFVNLVKELALPGELTQSRNYDFEFMQVEKPYESYIGANVRLRYFLKVTIVRRLSDLVKEYDLIVHQLATYPDVNNSIKMEVGIEDCLHIEFEYNKSKYHLKDVIVGKIYFLLVRIKIQHMELQLIKKEITGIGPSTTTETETIAKYEIMDGAPVKGESIPIRLFLAGYDPTPTMRDVNKKFSVRYFLNLVLVDEEDRRYFKQQEIILWRKAPEKLRKQRTNFHQRFESPESQASAEQPEM, from the exons ATG AGTTTTCTTGGAAACCTTTTCGTTCCTGTTTGTGAGATTGATGTTGTACTTAATGATGCTGAAACACGAAAACCtgcagaaatcaaaacagaagaTGGTAAAgtagaaaagcattttctcttcTATGATGGAGAATCTGTTTCAGGAAAg GTGAACGTCTCCCTTAAACATGGGAAGAGACTAGAGCACCAAGGAATTAGAATTGAATTTGTAGGACAAATTG AACTCTTCAATGACAAAAGCAATACCCATGAATTTGTAAACTTAGTGAAAGAACTGGCCTTACCTGGAGAACTGACCCAAAGCAGAAACTATGACTTTGAATTCATGCAGGTTGAAAAGCCATATGAATCCTACATTGGTGCCAACGTCAGACTGAG GTATTTTCTAAAAGTGACAATCGTGAGACGACTGTCAGACTTGGTGAAAGAGTATGATCTGATTGTTCACCAGCTTGCTACATACCCAGATGTAAACAACTCCATCAAAATGGAAGTAGGCATTGAAGACTGTCTCCATATAGAGTTTGAATACAATAAGTCAAA gTATCACTTAAAGGATGTGATTGTTGGAAAAATTTACTTCCTCTTAGTGAGAATAAAAATTCAGCACATGGAGTTGCAGCTGATCAAAAAGGAGATTACTGGAATTG GACCCAGTACCACAACAGAGACCGAAACCATTGCAAAGTATGAAATAATGGATGGTGCACCAGTTAAAG GTGAATCGATTCCTATAAGACTGTTCTTAGCAGGCTATGACCCAACTCCAACAATGAGGGATGTGAACAAAAAATTTTCAGTGAGGTATTTCTTAAATCTGGTGCTTGTGGATGAAGAAGACAGACGATACTTCAAACAGCAG gaaataattttatggaGAAAAGCTCCTGAGAAGCTGAGGAAACAACGGACAAACTTCCACCAGCGATTTGAATCTCCAGAGTCACAAGCATCTGCTGAGCAACCCGAAATGTGA
- the VPS26A gene encoding vacuolar protein sorting-associated protein 26A isoform X3, with protein sequence MQVEKPYESYIGANVRLRYFLKVTIVRRLSDLVKEYDLIVHQLATYPDVNNSIKMEVGIEDCLHIEFEYNKSKYHLKDVIVGKIYFLLVRIKIQHMELQLIKKEITGIGPSTTTETETIAKYEIMDGAPVKGESIPIRLFLAGYDPTPTMRDVNKKFSVRYFLNLVLVDEEDRRYFKQQEIILWRKAPEKLRKQRTNFHQRFESPESQASAEQPEM encoded by the exons ATGCAGGTTGAAAAGCCATATGAATCCTACATTGGTGCCAACGTCAGACTGAG GTATTTTCTAAAAGTGACAATCGTGAGACGACTGTCAGACTTGGTGAAAGAGTATGATCTGATTGTTCACCAGCTTGCTACATACCCAGATGTAAACAACTCCATCAAAATGGAAGTAGGCATTGAAGACTGTCTCCATATAGAGTTTGAATACAATAAGTCAAA gTATCACTTAAAGGATGTGATTGTTGGAAAAATTTACTTCCTCTTAGTGAGAATAAAAATTCAGCACATGGAGTTGCAGCTGATCAAAAAGGAGATTACTGGAATTG GACCCAGTACCACAACAGAGACCGAAACCATTGCAAAGTATGAAATAATGGATGGTGCACCAGTTAAAG GTGAATCGATTCCTATAAGACTGTTCTTAGCAGGCTATGACCCAACTCCAACAATGAGGGATGTGAACAAAAAATTTTCAGTGAGGTATTTCTTAAATCTGGTGCTTGTGGATGAAGAAGACAGACGATACTTCAAACAGCAG gaaataattttatggaGAAAAGCTCCTGAGAAGCTGAGGAAACAACGGACAAACTTCCACCAGCGATTTGAATCTCCAGAGTCACAAGCATCTGCTGAGCAACCCGAAATGTGA